GGGGCATGGCAGGAGGGCGGCGATGAGCTCGGGCAACACGACGACCGATCACAAGGTGATCCAGGCGTGGATCGAGGAGCGGAAGGGGCGGCCGAGCGTCGTTTCCGGGACCGAGGGGGATAACGGGGAGGGGATCCTGCGCGTCGATTTCGGGCCCAAGGAGGACAGGCTGGAGGAGATCCCCTGGGAAGAGTTCTTCAAGACCTTCGAGGACCGGAAGCTGGCCTTCCTGCACCAGGACAGGACGGCGGACGGGAAGGAGAGCCGGTTCTTCAAGTTCGTGAAGCGGTAGGGGCGCTTCGGGGTCTCGGTCAGCCGGCGGCGAGGGCCAGGACGACGGTGAAGTGGCAGGCGGCGGCGGCCAGGACGAAGGCGTGCCAGATGGCGGTGCTGTAGGGCAGGCGCTCCGCGAGGTGGAAGGCGGTGCCGGCGGTGTAGAGCAGGCCGCCGGCGGCGATGGTGGCGGTCTGCCAGTGCGGCATGGCCTGGAGCATGGTGGGGAGGGCGATGACGCCGAGCCAGCCGAGGGCGAGGTAGGCGGCGAGGGCCGCGCGCTCGTAGCGGCCGGGGGCGAGGAGCTTCAGGGCCATGCCGGGGAGGGCGCCGGCCCAGACCGCGGCGCAGAGGGCCGTGCCCCAGGGGCCGCCGATGCCGAGCAGGGCGACGGGGGTGTAGGTGCCGGCGATCATGAGGAAGATGGCGGCGTGGTCCAGGCGGCGCAGGACGTTCCGGCGCGGGCCTTCGGGGGCCGTGT
This genomic window from Pararoseomonas sp. SCSIO 73927 contains:
- a CDS encoding PAQR family membrane homeostasis protein TrhA, which encodes MTVAPVTVAPMTAGAVTGTTPPLPRAASPSERRADAAIHALGLLAVLAGTALLLHTLRTASNSGAAPATGLYILGLVATFTFSAAYNTAPEGPRRNVLRRLDHAAIFLMIAGTYTPVALLGIGGPWGTALCAAVWAGALPGMALKLLAPGRYERAALAAYLALGWLGVIALPTMLQAMPHWQTATIAAGGLLYTAGTAFHLAERLPYSTAIWHAFVLAAAACHFTVVLALAAG